A section of the Euwallacea fornicatus isolate EFF26 chromosome 12, ASM4011564v1, whole genome shotgun sequence genome encodes:
- the LOC136342725 gene encoding uncharacterized protein — MKAFVIFALLAVVAVQSAEEKKEEAKADGERPKTFKRLIPADVLRDFPGMCFASTKCATIEPGKSWDLYPFCGRSTCVVSEDQPPRLLELVEDCGPLPLANDKCKLDEEKTNKTAPFPLCCPSFKCEEGAKLEYPEIPTVAPVPEDSAEAKQTTTVKSA, encoded by the exons atgaaagcTTTCGTCATATTCGCGCTTTTGGCCGTCGTCGCCGTGCAGAGTGCTGAGGAGAAAAAGGAGGAGGCTAAAGCTGATGGCGAAAGACCAAAGACTTTCAAGAGATTGATTCCTGCTGATGTCTTGAGAG ATTTCCCCGGCATGTGCTTCGCCTCTACCAAATGTGCCACCATTGAACCAGGCAAATCGTGGGATTTGTACCCCTTCTGTGGCCGTTCCACTTGCGTGGTCTCCGAAGACCAGCCGCCAAGGCTTTTGGAGTTGGTGGAAGACTGTGGTCCTTTACCTCTGGCCAACGACAAATGCAAACTTGATGAAG AGAAGACCAACAAAACTGCCCCATTCCCGCTTTGCTGCCCAAGCTTCAAGTGCGAAGAAGGAGCTAAATTGGAATACCCAGAGATTCCTACTGTGGCCCCTGTTCCTGAGGACTCAGCTGAAGCTAAGCAGACTACCACCGTTAAGTCTGCTTAA